The DNA sequence CTCCCGAGCCAATCCGCTCAAACTGCTCAACTCCCGATGGGGTAGGTTAGGAATTTCCGTACCACCCTTCACAGTTTTACCCTGTCCTTCCGCCAAGAAAAGAATTGTGTCAGCAACTCGCGAAACACTATCGGCTTCTCGCAGGCGCAATCGCCGGTTAACCTGACGCAGGCGCGTTGCCATCAGTTGCGCCAAACGTACCCCTGCCATCGGTTCGGTACGGATTAACTCAATAAAATCTTGAGCGGGGATACTGCTGATCTTAGTAGGAGTCAAGGTAATGACATCCGTCGATCGCGGTACTTCATCCAGGGCTGCCATTTCCCCAAATAACTCTCCCTTTCCGATAATATTTAAAGTTACTTCTTTACCATCTAAATTATAAGTGCGTATTTTTACCCAACCTTCCAAAATGAAATAAACCGAGCCGCCCCAATCGTTTTCGAGCAGAATAACTTGGTTAGATGGGTGGCTGCGGGTAACAGCATGACAGGTTGATTTTTTTACAAGCTCCTCGGGCAAGTCCTTGAAGAACGGAGCAGAGTAAATAACCTCATCATCGGAGTTGGGGTCGCGGTTACTAAATCGGTCATCCATGAGGCTCAAGCAAATCGTCAACAGTTAATTATGCGCTATTTCGAGAGTTTCACGTTCTCCGGACAAATTGGAAAAGGAAATAACCGCCAAAATTTGGCAACCCCGATAAAATAACAAAGAAGGCGGGCAGATCTAAAGCCCCCCATTGAAAATTCCGCGTCTTTAGGCGGGGAAGTGTTAATCGGCGACAAGTGGAGTAACATAATAAAACTCGCCTTGCAGTATTTCCCTCTGGGTTGCACCGTGACTATTCGAGAGCTTCAATCGCTGATCGCTGACATTGATTGCGTTTTAGCTGGGAACAGTTCGAGTTCCGATCGCTCCGAGCGAGGTTCCGAAACTATAGCGCATCAGGAAATTTTAGAACGGATTCGCCATTATCTCCTATCAATCCAAGACCGCTTGGAAGGATCGGAACCGACGGCAGTCTGGCAGAATCAAACGGCCAGCGCGATCGCTGCGGCTGTCATCCAACAAATCGAAGGGCAACGCGCCACTTGGATGCAGCCTTGGCAGATGGAATTAGAAACAGTACGCCAACAGCGAAACGTTTTATTGCGCGACATTCAACAGCTAGAAGGACAGCGCCAACAACTGCTAGGAGATTTCCTGCGCGTATTACTCGATCGCGCCTCAGAAAGCTTAAAGCAGGAAATGGCACAAACCCTAGAGCGGATCGAAGCGCAAGCAATTTACCAAGAAAGCTTGACAGAAACCGCTTCGGGTACGCTTCCCACTTTACCGAAAAGCCCAACGCAGCGCTTAGAACAATTGCAACAGTTGCAAGTCCAATCCGATCGCTTGCTAATGAGCTTGGACGCAACATTTCGCCAAGTTTTTAGTACCTTAGAGCGCGACATCCAAGGCTACGAACGCTCTCTATCTGCGGCTCTCGGGCGAATCCACGCTCTGGGAATGCAAGATAAATCAATGCTCGTTTCCGCCCCCCCAGAGTCCGCCACTGATTTTGAGATCGCGCCAGCACCCAGCAATACTGAAGTGCCGCCGGAATCGATTCCCCTCAAACCTTTAGAAATTCCCCCCTCTCAACCCACACAACTGCAACGGTCCGATCCCGCAGAAATGTATCCCTTCCCCGGTCTAGAATTTGCTGCTGCCTCCGCAGCATCCCGTTCTGCCGTTCTGGAAGAGGAAGAATACACATCGAACCTTGATATCGAATCGATGGACGATTCGGAAATCGACGCGCTCCTCCAACTCGAAGATCGCGACGAACAAGAAAAGCAGCGCGCCGAGCATGAAGAGTCGATTCGCGAAGGCTACCCCGATCCTTGGGATGCGCCAGACTTCAAAGCTCAAAATAACGAAGCGGAACTCGATCGCCTCGAAAATAAACTCTTCGGCAGCCTTAACGATCCCGCCTCAGAAGCACAAAAACCTACTGAGGAGGAGAACTCTAGCCGGGAACCCGAACTTATTCCCGTAGAAGTCGGGCTGTTCGATTCCGCTCCTATTGAGCTAGTTGCTGCGTCAATTGACCCCATTGCTAGCCCAGCCCGTTCCTCGATTCCCGAAACCGTTGTGAATCCGTCTGCCTCGGAGGAAAAATCGCCTCGACCGATCGCCGATACGATTGCTTCCCTCACCGAACTTCTCGATCGCGCCTATAGCGATACCGAGCCCGAAACCGAAACCTATAGCGCCGTTCCTCCCGGCGAAAGCTTAATAGCAGTTGAGGAAGGCTCTTTTAGCCGCAAAGTCAGCGTCGAACAAGTCCTCGAAGACCCTCAACTCAACCAGCGCCTTGATGAAGATTTACAACGTTTCGGGCGTGAAGGTGGTATCGATCTCCGTAAGGAGCCATTGCCAGAGGAAGCGAAGCCCAATTCTCCCCCAGCGGCTCTCGACCAAAGCCGCATCGACCTCAGTAAGCCCCCTCTACCCGGAGAAGCGGATTCCCAAGAATCTTCCGCCGACACGCCGCCCGCCGAACTTCTCGGTGAAAATTTAGGAGATATCGATCTCGAAGATCTATGGATATCGGATACGGAAGACAGCAATACCTCTGCCTCGAAGTCTAAAGATAGCTCGGCCTTGCCCGAGGAAATTGTTACGGATCCCTGGAGTCCGGCTGCCAACCCCACCGATCCCGAAACTGATAAAAATTGAAGATTAATAAGTTTCACATCGAGCAATGAGCGAAAACTCCTGTTGGTACTTGGGCATTGATTTAGGTGCTAATGGCTTGAGGGCTGTTTTATTGCAAACGGGTTCGGCACAGCAAGATCGCAGTCCGCAATATTATCCCTTGCATTGGCGATCGCAAGAAGCACCGCTCACTCAATTACCCGCTGTGGCTTACTTGGATATTACCGCTTCGCCAGAAGGGGAATCGTCGTCTGCAATGCCGTTATTCGTAGGCTCGGAAGCGATCGCGCTGGCAGGGCAGAAGCAAGGGGTGTTATTGGATAACCTCAAACTGCATCTCAATTTTGGGATTCCTTATTACGCGCGCGGGTTGAATCGTTGGGAGCCACTCTTGCAAGTTAGCAGCAATGCGCGCGTTTCTCTCGATTGGGTGCAACACGCCGTTGGCAAGCTGTTTGCAACGCTGCAAGAAGGGGTAGGCGCAATCGGGCTATCGGATCGCGAACTGCAAACGGCTTTAGCAACGCTTACAGGGGTGGTTTTAAGCTGTCCGGCGGGCTGGAACGATGCTTACCGCTTTAACTTGCGCGAAGCCGTGTTACAGGCGGGTTTAGTGGAGGATAGCAGTCAGATTTTTTTGCTGGAGGAAGCGATCGCGGCGTTATTGGGGACGAGCGTTTGGAAAAATGCTCCTTATAGCGGCCATTACGCGATCGCGCCTGGAATGACCTTGATTTTGCATGGCGGCGCGTTGAATACCGAATTAGCACTAGGGTTAGTTCCCCAGAAAACGGAGGAATTGAACCTGTATGACTTTGCTTTTCGCAGCGTTCCTTACGGCGGACGCGCGATCGCGGAGGACTTATTTTACCAACTGATTTACCCGCAATGGCAGTCCGAGCAGCCCTTCCTCGAGCAATTAAACCTCGAACTGCCCGAACCCGGACAACCCGCGCCTTTAGAAAGAGATCGCGCCTACGCCCAACTGCTGAGTTTTCCCGGCGGGCGGCGCTGCTTAGAAACCGCAGAACGGGCTTGGAGAATTTTGCAGCATCAATCGGAATTTAGCGCGCCCTTGGGAACGCAAACTTGGAGCGTGCGGCGTGCGGATTTTGAGGAGCGAGTTATTGCGCCTTATCTCGGCAGTCTCAACCGCGAACTCAATGCGCTTCTCGGTGCTACGGGATTGCAACCGGAGGCGATCGCGCGCGTTACGATTAGCGGCAATACAGCCTTAGCCTTGACGAGTTCGCTGCAAACATGGCTGAGCGAGAAACTGGTTAACGCCGAAATCGTTGCCCATCCAG is a window from the Oscillatoria sp. FACHB-1406 genome containing:
- a CDS encoding Crp/Fnr family transcriptional regulator, with product MDDRFSNRDPNSDDEVIYSAPFFKDLPEELVKKSTCHAVTRSHPSNQVILLENDWGGSVYFILEGWVKIRTYNLDGKEVTLNIIGKGELFGEMAALDEVPRSTDVITLTPTKISSIPAQDFIELIRTEPMAGVRLAQLMATRLRQVNRRLRLREADSVSRVADTILFLAEGQGKTVKGGTEIPNLPHRELSSLSGLARETVTRVLTKLEKKNLIERDQDVLRIPDLSALERIIA